ACCACACNNNNNNNNNNNNNNNNNNNNNNNNNNNNNNNNNNNNNNNNNNNNNNNNNNNNNNNNNNNAGCTCATCATGGCTTATTACGTAAGTTTGCatttagaaaattaaattattgCATATTATTCTTCATTTCTAACTTTTTGTTTCATCAGCAAATTCCTCATCATGCATTCTATGTTTCACATAATTTCCTTTCTGTAAAATATAATGGGTTAATTTTGTACTTCACAGgctcgtttgattttgtttctcctatttctatttctagaaacagtaaaaatgttttttattttttatgtgctaagaaacgatttttgaaaatacaaaaggtgtttgatttttctgtttctcgaaacgttttcaacagtgtagtcgagttcaagatatgagtgaaggcatgacattGTAGGAATGCACCtcatgagtgaaggcatgacattGGAGTTGTATGTACACTTCATGGAAATGAGCTTCAAAAGAATAAAGGCAATCCAAAAttgtgagcttcgcacaaccaggttggaatTGCAACATTTGGATAacaagaagtttcaacaataggttgggggtttgggtagatcgagtgaagtatcaggtttttcacaatttttttcgctctcacttgtttctagaaacagaaaaacaagtctaacttgtttctccattcctgtttttGAACACAGAAATAAGCatggatttctatttctgtttccaaaaacaaatgaaacaaaacagaaaaatcaaacgatttttgggatgtttttccatttctgagcatagaaaaatggaaaaactgtttctagaaacaaaatcaaatgggccttTAGTTTTGCGATTACATCCTTTACACTCTGTTTTGTTGCAAGTATTTTGtttctgtcaaaaaaaaaaaaaaagaagaaagaaagggaagacaAGGAAGGAAACTTGATTAAGGAGGAGGAATCTACACCTCATTGACTTGCATTGACATCTTCCATGCCAAGCCAATGGGCACATGAGAGAATTGAAGTGCCTCATGATTTGTACACAAGGAGACCCACATAATTAAGAAGAAataattataagaaaataacTATAATTTTTATGAGGAGTTGAATGAGACAAATATTTTGGACAATTCATATTATATGAGAAAATAATTATGTGCctactttattttgtttggatCTATGTGGCCTGTTGTTTTAGGTTAAAGCGATAACTTGCACCCCGGACCTGCCCTAGTGGCTTATGTTTATTCCTAGTACAAAGTTATGGGGTCTGGGCATGGTCGACCTAAAGTCCCCAATTAGTCTATTAAATTgccactttttttattttttttattttattgtgaaACCTTGTCTGGTCTCCcaaattttagatattttttttattaaatataaataaagcaTAAAAGTTTTTATATTCCGGTCTATTTAAAAAAGTCAACTTGTTCCTTTGTCTAATTGCCATGTCCTTTGAAAAAATTCCTTGAGCAATGGTATACTTATCAATCTGGAGAATGATTttatcttgcaaggtctcatcagACACGGCCTTGCAAGAAtatcattgaaggcatcacttgctttttaagctaagtccaactcattatcTAGATTATCTGCTATTGCCTTAAAGAATTTGTTTAGATTGAGGAAAAAGGCgcagctaaatatattgatccatCCATTATAGTTTCACAATGGTGATCAACAATCcttatgattttcttccatttcttttcattatctccaattttatttttttttattttttttttttgccacttGTATTGCTATATATGAGGTCTAAactaaaaaaaaggggatgaagagatgagaaatgaaaaataaaaaatgaacaataACAAATGATAAATGACGAATGATTTAATCTTTGTTCATGAAATGATACAATCACTTCCTCCTAACCAatcaatataaataaataatatttgatCTATGTGTGGGGAAAGTATGAGGTTTAATGAAGGAAAACATATTTCGGATTGGCACGCAATCTCCTTAATTTGTTTCTCTCAAGTGAAAAATCTAGAGTTGAAGTATACTGAGGAGGTAATTCAATGTGttgattgttggtgtatgatgtcttgtattccgttgcaATTTGATGTAGGGAATACAGGTGAAGGCGCCCCAACATAACAAAACGGCGGTCccactttttttatttgagggtagttttgtactttccaatattagggttttttactatatatttgtagtgaagTTTATTTTCTCTGTAAAcaattctgagaggtgtgaggataagcgttgtaaccctattctccattgatagtgaaacagaatctcatctcaccgagaaCGTAGACAATCTTtttgaacctcgtaaacctgtgagcattggttgttcttgtttttccattactttCTGTATCGCTTTTAGGATTGCATTTTTACATTGACAATCTAGAGGAAGAgccaaaattgaaacaaaaaagaggAGTTATATTGTGAAGACACTCATGTCTTTGCTTAGTGTAAGAGGAAGAATCACCGTTCGTATTAGGTTTGCCCTTTATTTTCTTCACTCAATGCCTCAACCAATTGAAAAACCTAATGCCTCTTGAAAGAGCTTAGTGTGAGCTCATTAGTGCTCATTTTGCGAGGGAGTAGGGGTGAAGCCAGGGAATTCAActcctctgtggcgcaacatGTTGTCCAATGTGCATCCAATGGCCATAAGCGTCTTGACACGGAGCCCAAGGCGGTCGCACGCTGCCCAAGACATTTTTAGGCGTTGGATATACGTCAGACACCATGTTGCACCATAGAGGATCCAAATCGGAGGCCAGGGAGGGAGGGTGGGTGGGtggatgggtgtgtgtgtggggtGGGAGCATGAGTGGGGGCGGATTGCAAGGAAGGGAGTGGATAATCGGTTTTTCCCTAGCCCTGTGTTAGCCTTTCCACATATGTGGAGCTGATCCGGGCTCACAATTCCGTGGGTGTACCTATTTTGCCACGTGGATGGGTGAGGTGAAAATTCTTATCATTGGATATTTAATAAATGTACAAACTGCATCGGTCACGTtgagattaagaaaaaaaaaaacaataaggcACCCTTTGATTTCACATAGATCAAATCAAACTATACTTTTAGTCCCATTCCGAAACAATATCTCCTATAAATGAGTAACACTGTTCTGATCTAAGCCCCAGCCCACTCCATTTAGGGCTTTAGACAAGGCCCAGGCCCAAGCAAACTATGGTTGGAAAATTACTATTTTGCCACTACAAGCTATTAAAAGCACATTTGCAACATCTCCAAGAAAAGTGATAACTTTCccaaaaaatttaatttctagAATCCAGATAGCTTCCAGAATTTGAAGGAGCTTTGATGAAGTTGCTTTGGGACTAGCAAGCTTTCTAGTACTTTCACTCCAAAGGGGTAGGAAAGTTGACAAGGGACCTTCACCTCAAGAAGCGTGTAGTTTTAAATTCGACACCTCTTACTTCCTTGGGACCATTCACACGGGAGTGTTTAATAcacttcattgctttcagtgaaggttgaatggttctcattcaactccaGTATGACCTGATTCATGCGGTTGTGGAGTCAATATGAACCCGCGAGACTAGTTAGGCCAGAGGCttagatacccatcgttagcaaaaataaaataaaataaaatttatagtACTCCACTTCATTCACTGCCACAACAGCTTCCAAGACCATGTCAATAATCCAAAAGGCAATCAAAGGTAGTGCGGGGATCAGTAAAACCCGATTATGAGTTAAATCCCCTAAAGCCTCCTAATCCCTCTTTCTGCACCTTCACACCAATGAATCAGAACCGGACTCTCTTATCAAAGTCATTAACGGAATCAGATCAAGTCTTCAATCTTGTACGATGTTTGATACACACTTGAACTCcactcaaaataaaaaccaattgaaagaagaaaaagattaagTGGaatccaagtgtggatcaagcatgtacgagaacctgatccagaCTCGTAATTAATGCTAAAGCTTATCCATTGAAATAAAGACACGAGACATGACTACATATTGCCATGCCAACTTCTTCGAACaggtttatttatttgtatttctatttcttttaccATGAAGATCAGTTCTTTCCCAATCACAGCTTCCTTTCAAACTCTTTCCATGACAGCAGATCTGTTAGTTGTACATCCAAAGTCTGCTGAAAAACTCAAATACTTCAAGTTGGAGGCTTGTAGTCAACTGTTCTGGGCTATAATGGGTTTTGAGATAAAGATGATCCCAAAATTTTGAGCATTGATGTATTTCGACATGCATTACAGCAATATCATCTCCAAGATTCAGTTTCCTTCTTTAATATGAcccttgaaaaaaatatattcgtAGTCATTCACCAAAATTACCTAGTATTGTATCATCATCTAACCAAGATCTCGAGGAACAAGCAAACAACTTAATGTGAACTAAAAAGCTGATCCATCATTGTTTATCTTTTCTATCTCCCCATTCATCAGAAGGTGAGATGGATTGAACTGACCTACACAATCTCCAACTCCATTACTCGAAGTCTTGATGAGGAGTTTTCCACCTTTTGGCATTCAGAGTGAAAGAAGACAGAGAATTGCATctaatcattaaaaaaagagTACCATGGCCATGCATTAAGCTGTTCAATCACTGGAATTATTCAAACAATTAGCCCCCGAAACAGCATGACAGTAATAAATTTTGATACTGATCAGAAATGTTATATAAAACCAGTATCACCAATAACCATGACAAGAGCAAGCCCCATCTCTGAAATGGTGGAACCGATTTCGATCTCTCACAATTATTTCTGTGTCATATATCTTAGAAATAATTTCTGTACTTGCATGACAATCATCACATACACGGAGATTCTTTATAATCCGGATTGGGGAAGTTGAATTAGATGCAATAAGAGCAAAAGCAATTGCTAACCTTTCACTATGATAGGAGAGGGcatcttccttctcctcctcttctatGTCAAACAACACTTCCTTGGTGCTTGGCCTATGACCATATGTGTGTAGTCTCCTACTCATCTCTTCAAGCTTCAAATAAATCTCTTTGGATTGTGGGTGTGTTTTGTCTCCCATAATAAACTCATGTATGGCCCCATCAATCTCAATCAAGCTACATCCAGGTGTTTTGATGATGCCCTGATCTTTCATCACTTTCCTCACCCTCTTCACATCGTCCCATCTGTTAATACTAGCATACATGTTTGATAATAGCACATAATTCCCACTAGTCTCCGGCTCTAGTTGTAACAAGTGTGTCAGTGCAAGCTCCCCCAGCTGCAAATTACCATGGACCCTAGATGCCCCGAGCAAAGACCTCCACAGGACTGCATTAGGCTTCATGGGCATGATTCTAACCATTTCCTCAGCTTCCTTAAGCTGCCCAGCTCGACCCAGTAGGTCAATAAGGCACCCATAATGCTCGAGTTTTGGTTCAATCCCATAAACCTCTGTCAAAGATTCAAAACACCTTCGACCCTCATGAACCAACCCAACATGGGAGCAGGCACACATGACGACCACAAAGGTCACCTCATCAGGCCTCACACCATCGTTTCTCATCTCACTGAAAAGATCAACAGCATGCTGTCCATTACCATGAATAGCCAACCCTCTGATCATCGCATTGTAGCATAGTGTATCCTTCTTGGGCAATTGATCAAACACCTGATTAGCTAAACCGACAGATCCACATTTCGAGTACATATCGATCAATGCAGTACCAACAAAGAGATTTAAACTAAGATTATTCCTCAGGACATAAGCATGTGCCCATATTCCTTGAGAAAGAACACCCAAATCAGCACAAGCGTCAAGTAGAGCAACAATACTGATTTCATTAGGCCTAACTAGGGAAAATTGCAATTCATTGAACAAGCACAAGACCTCAGCGGACAAACTCGTATCGCCATTCCCATTACTAATATCCCTTCCAGAACCATTATCTCTGGTGCTCCGAGCATAAGCAGCTAAGATAGAgttccaagtggccaaatccgGATTGGGAATTTGATCGAACAGATACCTAGATTGGGCCAATTTTCCACATTTGGAGTaaaagttgagcaaggaagcaTGGACAAAGTGATCTGAGGAAGGTTCGAGGAATTTGAAGACATGGGCATGGAGGGCAAGACCATGGTGGAGCCATGGATGAGAACCACAGGCCTTGAAGAGAGATGGGTAAGTGAAATTGTTGGGTCTGAGGGTCTTGTCGCTGAGGATCCTAAAGTAAAGAGAGAAAGCTAGGTGGGTATGGTTGTTGTTGGGAGTGAGAGAGGAGGAGATGAGGGTGTTGAAGAGAAAGACTGATGGACGTGGGATTTGGTTGAAGATGCAGAGAGCATAAGTTAAAGCTAAAGTAGAGGACACAAGAAGGATTCTACTGAGAGGGAAGGTGTGGAGAATGAGACCCGTTGTTATCATCTGAGCATGGATTTGCTTCAGAGCATTTATAGTTTTGCATTTTTctaagagaaaaatggttgggtGATTGAATACCGTTTTTTCTGCTTTCATTTAGATGAGAATGAAAACCGATTCCTCAAAACCTTGATCCCATCTAGTCTAGCATGTTGAAATTTCAGCTGAGAGAGTTAGAGAATCAGAGATTGACCCAACACACAGCAGCCCAACCCAACTTGAGCTTCAGCCCAGGTAAGGGTTAGGCTAGGGTAGGACAAGTTAGGGTTTAAGTTGGGGGTCAGGGCTCAGTGTATTtcttaatgatatatttttctttcctaataAAAATCTAACTCCACTATTTTAGGTACAGGCCTTTTTTTTAAAGGGGGGGATCTTGAATTTGTAAACTGttttatttaaattgttattttattattagaaaaaaaaaaccctctccAAGCCTGATTATTAGGGTAGGGGGAGGGGTCTTGAAGTTTATAAGTATCTCCATTCTCCATAGGATCTAACACAAAATAGTCACCCAAGCAAAATCTTAAAGCGTATTTTGATAAGGGAGAGTGTTCTCTAAGCAACCAGCAAAAAGAGTGCACCAATCCGAACAAGGGATTTTTGTTTGTGAGTTGTGGCTTCATGGGATTGTATCAAGTTCATACGGCTCACGGGGATTATGCCATGTTTGTAGATGCAGCCTCTCCCCTCGCTcgtgttttcaaaaatattacGATGTACTACTCATGTTGGAACGTTGCCAACGGTGGAATTTTGGATAAATTTTTCATATTCAATGGGGCCGTCAAGCATggttcttattcttctttctacATTGTGGTCGGTTGGGTGGAGATGTGATGCATTGCCTTGCTAGTGTATCCTCTGCGATCAATTCACATgccttttttttccataaatagaATCATGACCACTTAACCTTACAGGctaaaacctaaaaataaaaccaaCCACTATAATGAGGCTATCTAGATCCAACCTGGATCAGCATGTCTTGAACGTTTTGGACTGGTCTGGTCAGGTCTAGTTTGGTCCCTGCTAGCTCCATAGCAAGTACTGAAATCTAGAAACCACTCTTCAAAAACAATGTAATCCCTCCCTCAGTTGCACGGTGCCCACAACGTGTGCCAAGTGCCAACCAATATGGAAGTCAAGGAGACAATATAAAATGCAGTAGGAAGTTTGGATCAAACCAGTGCCATCATTCCCCACTttgcttaatttgtttctttttaatttgatttgttCTTAGTCATCCATGAATAACTCTAAGGAGTAGTTGAGTTGACAAAGGATCTTTGTCtcacagaagaaaaaaaaaaagcgggTTTCAACAGTTGGATGACTTTGTTGTGGAATAATAAGAACCATTTCATTGACAAATCGAGCATAATTGTAGAGAAAGGGATTCACAAGGGCTCGATCGAAATCATttagatagaaataaaatagcACTAATGTAAGAAGGCCTACTTCTTAGATCCTACTTCCTTCACCGTCATTGAACTGACATTATGGCGAAGAAAACAACCACGGTAACTAAAGGATCGAGGACCTGGTTATTCAATATATTTGTAAAGCAAGTCGCACATCTCTCTCAGTTGGAGGCTGCAAACGGAATGAAAGTGTGGGGTGAATTCGATGACTCTTATTTTTTGAAGCCACTCACACagagtgtttagtgttcttcattgtttttagtgaaaattgaatggttttcattcgaGAGCAGATCATGTTCCTATTCTCGTACGGTCAGATCCACACTCTTCTCATTCATGAATGATGATAAAATTcacttaggctgcatttggtactCATTTAGTTCTAGAAACGTCTagtgtcaaaaatagaatttttcaaTTTGTCAAAATGTCGtcttaatacaaaaaaaaaaaggatgtttggtgaatttttttttcaagaacaaTTATTCTAATTGTTcacttttttaatatttgcaacgAAACCAAAATAACGAAACAAGTTTCATCATTTTGcttctagtgtttttttttccccttagtCCTTTTTTAAATTCCCATAAAACGAGAAACATTTTCTAAATGATACCAAAGGCAACCTTAGTTTTCTCAAAATCATTCAATAAGCAGCAATTAAAAGTTGATGAACTGATTTACTCACTCACATCTTCTCCAACTTAGTGGCAATGATGATCTGCCTGACTGCCATATAGCTTACTtttgagttctctctctctctctctctctctctctcattgtggTCTCACCACTTTGGTCAAATCTGATACAATAccccctttcttttcctttcttttggccATCTCGAAAGACAGTAAAGAGGGTGAAGTGGAGCCTGTGGATCATCAGAGGATGAGTCGCTCTCCTTCCACTTTTGAATAAATGAGAGTAATCATCATTTTGAAATCCATGATTGAGTTTTGAATGCTCCACTACCTCCCTATATCCAACACTACCCTAAACAACTTGAAACATTTTGATCCCATTTCTCCATGAGAGGGCCACACACATCAAATAAGCTAGTGAAGCTCCTACCTAGATCATCTGAAAATGGACATTAAAGGTGGTGTATTGGggaccattttttgtttttacttaCATTTTCATGGCGTGCTAATTTTTAAAAGCAAAATATTTGACAAGATGTGTATTGATCCTGCAGGTGGTTTCCTTTGAGCATTTCTTTACAATCTTGGCTGAGACTTGAGAGCCTATCCACCTGCTGGCATGAATCTCATATGACATTGATCTAAGGATATAAAGATAAACTACTAATTTTGTTCCACAACTCTTGCTTGAGCATATGTCTATCTACCTTAGATGAATTAAATACTTGGGTGGGTGGTTGGGCCAAAGAGAATAGAAGTTAGAAGCATAAAACTACTACCAAGTATGTACTTCACCAATGAGATACATGTtggggtatgatgtcttgtattctataatAGGGATTTGTGGGTTGATTCCGAGGGGCTGATATAGTATTGATTTCGGATTGGTTTGCATTGACTTAGATAGGTCGGTTTTACCCCTACTTTCCATAAATTTTACCCCTTATTTGATATTGATATCCGATCTAAGATTGGCAGGGATTGGTATTGGCCTCGGCCAATGTAGATATGATCCAATTGATCTAATACCGATACTTAGAACCCTAGTATGTAGGCCTCGGGCCTGGAGGAATCTACTCACATACCTTGCATGTTATCTCTGTTACTAGGGGCTCGACAAAAAACCTAGTCTATGGTGGGTTGGGGGGCAGAAACAATTTTTGTAGGGATACATGCACATTTTGATAATATATGTCTATATAGgatttcactatatatttgtagcatgAAATGATTCATTCTCTGTAATATGAGAGAAGCGTGGTTTGTGGAATCGGATCAGATTGGTTAGAATCGATTGGGTCGGATTGGGATCATCCTTGATTGATCCCAATTCTTGGTCAATACCGTATTAGTGGATCAGTATGGATAAGGGGTACAATGGTCAAAAAAGTAGTTTTAAAAGTGAAAATATGGGTATTTATGCTGTAAGATCTAGGCCGATCTGGTTGGTATCGACCTTGACCGATCCAATTTCTGATATCGAGTTCTCAAAGATTAGAGAAAAGTGTGAGGACAAACtgttataaccctattctccgtTGATAATAAAACAGGTCTTATCTCACCGTGGGCTTATATAATCTTGCCAAACCATATAAATGCTTTGCCGTATATGATATATTTATTTGCAATTTCCATTCATTTATGCACCGTTTTAGGTATTTATTTCTACAATACAATGTTGATACCTCTACTTCCCCGAACTGTAAAATATGTGTGATCCAATCTCATATGAAGAcagaagacttttttttttttgggtaaagaagaCTGATCAAGACATTGATTCAGAGTAAAATCGGCTGATGAACCCAGAGCAGTCTACCCAAAAGTCACGAGTTTGATAAAGAGACACTAATTCCAATATCCGGTCTTCTATATCAAAAGATTTTGATCAGTTCCCACTTCCCAGTGTCCAGTGTTCCTTGCCCTAACCCAGCATCCAGCCAAGTACCACACCAACAGGTAAGCTGTGGTACTTAGTCATATGGTCAGGACTAAGGACCTTTCGCTTGTCTCCCAAAAGACAAGTttcgcacacacacacactctctaaTGCAGCTTACAGAGCTGCATAAGTTTGATATGGTCTTGCTTGCATAGAAGACAACAAAGATCAATACTACATCATATTTCATTAATAGGTCCTTTGCCTGTCCTCCCTCTAGTACTAGTACTGGCTCAGGGTTCTAAATATCGGTATAGATATTTGTATTGAATCGgtcaaaattctttttttttttttaatgaaaagtaATGGTAAAATCGACAATCCAAGCCGATATGGATCCATATCAGATGGGCATGCCCGAGATTTAAAATTCTGTACCGGTTTTCCTTTAGTCCATCATTGCTATTCcgtttatattatatatagagGTCCATAATAATATCTTGTGTTTGTTGAATTATCTCACACAGCTTTTGGTTTTCACGAGGGACTAGACTTGTATTTCCAGGTTCCAATTTTGGGTGCTGCGAGAAGCAGAGAAGCagagaatagagagaaaatGAAGACTGT
This Macadamia integrifolia cultivar HAES 741 chromosome 10, SCU_Mint_v3, whole genome shotgun sequence DNA region includes the following protein-coding sequences:
- the LOC122091869 gene encoding pentatricopeptide repeat-containing protein At5g43790, with amino-acid sequence MKAEKTVFNHPTIFLLEKCKTINALKQIHAQMITTGLILHTFPLSRILLVSSTLALTYALCIFNQIPRPSVFLFNTLISSSLTPNNNHTHLAFSLYFRILSDKTLRPNNFTYPSLFKACGSHPWLHHGLALHAHVFKFLEPSSDHFVHASLLNFYSKCGKLAQSRYLFDQIPNPDLATWNSILAAYARSTRDNGSGRDISNGNGDTSLSAEVLCLFNELQFSLVRPNEISIVALLDACADLGVLSQGIWAHAYVLRNNLSLNLFVGTALIDMYSKCGSVGLANQVFDQLPKKDTLCYNAMIRGLAIHGNGQHAVDLFSEMRNDGVRPDEVTFVVVMCACSHVGLVHEGRRCFESLTEVYGIEPKLEHYGCLIDLLGRAGQLKEAEEMVRIMPMKPNAVLWRSLLGASRVHGNLQLGELALTHLLQLEPETSGNYVLLSNMYASINRWDDVKRVRKVMKDQGIIKTPGCSLIEIDGAIHEFIMGDKTHPQSKEIYLKLEEMSRRLHTYGHRPSTKEVLFDIEEEEKEDALSYHSERLAIAFALIASNSTSPIRIIKNLRVCDDCHASTEIISKIYDTEIIVRDRNRFHHFRDGACSCHGYW